The nucleotide sequence ATTTTCCTCTGTCAATGAGCGAACAAAATTTTCTTCTTCATCTGATTCATTTCCTCGCAAACCATAATTACAATGGGCTACGGCAAGTTGCAAATCGTACTCCTTGCGTAAAGCGAGAAAAAGATGGAAGAGAACTGTTGAATCAATTCCGCCGCTCATTGCGATTACGATGGTATCATTCTTTTCAACGAGAGCGTGTTCGAGAATTACCTCACGAACAATATCGAGAAGTGTACGATTCATTGAGGAACGTGTAAGTTGAATTTACGGTGAAACTTCCCCATCAGTAGCGGAGGAGGGAGTTGAACCCCCGACACACGGATTATGATTCCGTTGCTCTAACCAACTGAGCTACTCCGCCATTATTGAATAAAAATGCGGCAAAATATATCATTAAAAGAAGTGATAACAAAAGCGATGTTTGAAATTCGTAAAGACGAATTATTTCTGAACATTTCTTTTGTACGACACAAAGAATTTTTTTTGAAAAACACGTAATGCATTCCTTAGCGCTACTTCAAAACACTTGAATATTTTTTTTCTACAAAAAAATTACTTTATTTTCACAAGAAAAAATGTTATACAATTATCAATGAACACATCCTTTCAAAATTTTGAAGATGAAGAGCCGCCGCAGAAGAAGAAATCGCGTTTAGAACAAGAGTTCGAAAAACTGAAAGACCGGTTATCGCAGGAAGGAATAAATCTTTCAAGTGTTGAAGCATTGGAAGAAATTGCAAATTTTTATTTACAGCATCATCACTACACCGAAGCGCTACATTTTGCTGATGCAATTCTTGCAACAATGTCGTATAATGCAGAGGCGTGGTTGCGAAAAGGAATCATCCTGCATAGTCTTCGAAGATACAAGGAAGCATTTTCCTGTTATCAGCAAGCATTAGAAATTGACCCGGCTGATCCGTACATATATGTGAATAAAGGCATTACGTTAGAAGTTATCAATCATCTCGATGAAGCGTTGGAACATTATAACATTGCCCTCTCGCTCGATGAAGAAAACAGTGAAGCGCTCATCAATAAAGCAATTATTCTTGAACGACTCGAACGATATTCCGAAGCGGAAGTGATTCTGCGCGAATTTATTGAATCTCAACCGGAACACCGTGCCGCCTGGTACGAACTCGGTTATTGTTACGATTTAATGGATCGGTTTAACGATGCACTCCATTGTTACGAGCAACATCTCGACATTTCTCCATATGATTATGAAGCGTGGTATAACCGCGGCATACTCTTACAACGAATGGGGTTACATTCCAGAGCCATTGAGAGTTACGATTTTTCACTTGCTATTTATGAACAGTTTTTTCCGGCGTACTATCACAAAGGAAATGCACTTGCAGCTATCGGAAGATTGCTTGATGCAATTGAATGTTATCATCAAGCCATTTCATTAGAAAAAAATGATTTCGTTATCTGGCACAATTTAGCCAACGCATACGAAGAACTTGGACAAATGAAAGAAGCCATTCAGTCATTTTCAAAAGCAATTCAGTTGAATCCTGAACATTGCGATTCGTATTTCGGAAGAGGAAGTTGTTACGAAACAATGGAAGAATACAGAAAAGCGCTAAGCGATTACGACAAAGCGCTATCGTTAAAACCAAACGACGCAGAAATTTGGTACGCAAAAGCAGATGTGGAATTTCAGTTAGGTAAATGGCGCGAAGCAATTTCCAGTTTTTCTACAATGCTGCGAAACGACCCAACAAATTGTGAAGGATGGTATGATTATGGCGAAGTGCTATGCAGTTCCGGATTTTATCAAGAAGCGCTTAAAGCGTTCAATCAATGCATTTCTCTTGCTCCTGCTTGGGCAGAATCGTATTATGCAAAAGGGAAAGTCTTAACATTTTTAGGGAAAACATCAGAAGCAATTGAGTCTCTCAAAACGTCATTCCAATTAGACCCAACAAAAAAAGAATTTTTTCTTCAGGATTTTTCACATCTAAAAGTACTTCTTCAACAGTTCTCTTCGAGTTAATTACCTCTTCCCTTTGCCCCACACTTCCCAAAGTGGAGTTACTAAACGATAATCACCGAAACCCGTTTCATCAACAAATGTAAAGCGGCGATTTTGGTCATAGTACGACCAAATCTCGTACGGCTTGATTTCTATGTCAAATGGATGACGTTCAATGTTATCGGGATTTCCAAAAATTATATAGACCATTCCTCTATCGGAACGCCAACCAGAACCTTGAACAGCATATTGTTTGTTTGCATACGTAACACGAGAAAAATATTCTTCCAACAATTCATTTCGCTCTGTTTGCGGCGTCGGGTCTCGACGTTTCCAAAACTGTTCGAATCGTTGTCGCCGTTCGTCATCCGAAATTGCCTTCTCTTGCAACGAATCCATCTCCTCGCTCGTCGAAATATACACCATTTGAGAAATCGCCTCGTCTATAATGGAAATGTTCGCTGGTATTCCCTTCCATCGCGTGCGAATAGCCATTGTACGTTTTGGCAACTCGTACGTTGAATCGGTTTGAATTTTCGATATTAATTCCAATGAATCTTCACCAACAGGTAATTCTAATTTCTTGAAATTAAAAACGATGGTATTTCTACCTTTCGCTAACGTTGTACTCATCGTATCACAAAATAATTCCTCCATTTGACGAGTAAAAATCCGAACCATAAATTTAGCATTTTGAGATTCGTTTTTTGCATACACCTCATAATATAATTTCTGTTCATTTGTTTCTCGCTCCAAAATTTGACTAATGTTTGGCAATGGTTCATTTGTTTCGTCTCGCCCACGCATCAGCATTATATCACTGATCTCAAACGCGGATTCGCCAAACTCCTGCACATGAACCGATTTTTGCATTCGGAATAATTTTCTTGTCTCAACATCTCGCACTTGCACTGATATTATATATTCTTCGGGACGAAATAAAAACGAATGTGTGTGCATTGCAAA is from Ignavibacteria bacterium and encodes:
- a CDS encoding GWxTD domain-containing protein produces the protein MNIGMKKIFIVIILLFSIIDLPLIAQQMLQGEELGLPKFTFTTLSFASDTSALTKLKVYVQVEYSGLKFIKSEQGFFASYEVQISFFDVRNSLLYEKQWGEELYLQSYEQTTSTTSFAMHTHSFLFRPEEYIISVQVRDVETRKLFRMQKSVHVQEFGESAFEISDIMLMRGRDETNEPLPNISQILERETNEQKLYYEVYAKNESQNAKFMVRIFTRQMEELFCDTMSTTLAKGRNTIVFNFKKLELPVGEDSLELISKIQTDSTYELPKRTMAIRTRWKGIPANISIIDEAISQMVYISTSEEMDSLQEKAISDDERRQRFEQFWKRRDPTPQTERNELLEEYFSRVTYANKQYAVQGSGWRSDRGMVYIIFGNPDNIERHPFDIEIKPYEIWSYYDQNRRFTFVDETGFGDYRLVTPLWEVWGKGKR
- a CDS encoding tetratricopeptide repeat protein, whose product is MNTSFQNFEDEEPPQKKKSRLEQEFEKLKDRLSQEGINLSSVEALEEIANFYLQHHHYTEALHFADAILATMSYNAEAWLRKGIILHSLRRYKEAFSCYQQALEIDPADPYIYVNKGITLEVINHLDEALEHYNIALSLDEENSEALINKAIILERLERYSEAEVILREFIESQPEHRAAWYELGYCYDLMDRFNDALHCYEQHLDISPYDYEAWYNRGILLQRMGLHSRAIESYDFSLAIYEQFFPAYYHKGNALAAIGRLLDAIECYHQAISLEKNDFVIWHNLANAYEELGQMKEAIQSFSKAIQLNPEHCDSYFGRGSCYETMEEYRKALSDYDKALSLKPNDAEIWYAKADVEFQLGKWREAISSFSTMLRNDPTNCEGWYDYGEVLCSSGFYQEALKAFNQCISLAPAWAESYYAKGKVLTFLGKTSEAIESLKTSFQLDPTKKEFFLQDFSHLKVLLQQFSSS